TGCCTCGAGCCGGTCTCCAGCGACGCCGTGCTCCTCGACGAGCGCACGCTTCACCGCTTCCGCCCTGCGCTGCGAGAGCTGCTGGTTGGCTGCGGCGTCGCCTGAGCTGTCGGTGTGCCCTTCGATCGTCAGTCGCAGGTCGCCATGATCATCGAGCAGCTTCGCGATCTGCTCGAGCGTAGGCGCACTCTCTGGACGGATCACGTCACTGTTCGTGTCGAAGTAGATGCCCTGCGTAGCTACACGGCCGTCTGCCTCGAGTGCGTCGTACAGGGTACGACCGCCAGCGGCAACGCGGATGTTGCGGACGTAGCCCGCGACGTCTGCGCCGCCCGACAGCTCTACGCGAATCGCACCCGAGCGGCCGAGCTCCGCATTCGGCACGTTTGCCACGCGCGTGCCCGCGACGTAGACCTTCACGTACCTGCCGTCGGCCATGACCCGGAGCGGGAATGGTGTGCCGGGCGACACCTGCTCCTCCGTCCGGCCCTCCACCAGCGGATTCGAGCCTTCCGCCACCCTGCCCGCGAGCCCGCGTTGGAAGTAGCGCGCTTCCACGTGATGGCGCGGCTTCTCCGCGAAGAAGATCCGGACCGGCCAATTCTCCTGTCCGGGCACCACGTCCATCTCGAGCGTGAAGCGCTCGGGCAGTGTCTCCGGTAGCGGAATCAGGAAGCTGCTGGGCGAGGACGTGCCCCGCAGCCAGCGCGCCCCGTTCCACTCCGCCACTTCCATGTTGCCCCTGACGAACTCCAGGCGACGCGGGAAGTCACCCACGACGTCGCTCGCAAAGTCGTGTGATGACAGGACCCGCTCACCCGGCACGAAATCGAAGTTCACGAAGGCCAAAACGACCGGCTGTCCGTCACCATCGACGATCTGCACGTCCTTGCCCTCCTCCCGCGCGCGTTCCGCGCAGGCGCGATCGCCCAGGGCGCACGTCACGGCGTTCGTGACCTCCCTGTCGACCTTCCGGACGACCTCCCGTTCGGCTGCACGCGACGCTGCGTCACGCGCCCGCTTGAAAATCTGGGCGTCTGCTGCACCGGCAGTCGTCACGGTCAGGACGAGCATCACGAGGGCGGCACGCATGGTAGTGGCACACGACATTGCATCCTCCAGCGGAATGGCGGCACGTTCTGTTTCCCGGGCGACCTGCATCCGGGCGCGAGACGACCCGACATGGTCGCCCTTCTGTGGTTATCGGAATTCGCAGCCGCCGGGGATCATCCGGTCGCCGCTTCCGCCGGAACGGGCTTCTCCGGCTTCTTTTGCAGCATTACATTGCTGCCCCGGCCGGGTTTTCCGGCGCTCCCTCCTGCATCCCACGGATACGTCGTCCGGGAGGACTCCG
The DNA window shown above is from Longimicrobiales bacterium and carries:
- a CDS encoding OmpA family protein; its protein translation is MSCATTMRAALVMLVLTVTTAGAADAQIFKRARDAASRAAEREVVRKVDREVTNAVTCALGDRACAERAREEGKDVQIVDGDGQPVVLAFVNFDFVPGERVLSSHDFASDVVGDFPRRLEFVRGNMEVAEWNGARWLRGTSSPSSFLIPLPETLPERFTLEMDVVPGQENWPVRIFFAEKPRHHVEARYFQRGLAGRVAEGSNPLVEGRTEEQVSPGTPFPLRVMADGRYVKVYVAGTRVANVPNAELGRSGAIRVELSGGADVAGYVRNIRVAAGGRTLYDALEADGRVATQGIYFDTNSDVIRPESAPTLEQIAKLLDDHGDLRLTIEGHTDSSGDAAANQQLSQRRAEAVKRALVEEHGVAGDRLEARGMGASVPAADNATPEGRQQNRRVELVRS